The following proteins come from a genomic window of Nostoc sp. ATCC 53789:
- a CDS encoding PQQ-dependent sugar dehydrogenase translates to MLKRILSASLVSLIPSVASLISLEVFSPAALAQPPAASVETKLKVPSSMNYAPFNINRYLKIPPNFSIAVYARINKARFMAVAPNGDLLVSQPSGNKVLIVRPNGSKDPIISDFVTGLRKPHDIVFHKINNTTYVYISETHQINRFIYNSGDLTAKNRQIVVTGLPDSSTSELKGAYGHELKNIALDANHKLYVSIASTCNACKEDTISNPVRGAVYQYNADGSNRRLFAQGLRNAEGLAFLPNTNDLWVVVNNRDNIAYPFNDGSGNYGKIIPSYVDNHPPEEFTRVRDGGNYGWPFCNPNPDTSNGVNNMPFDRDYEFNANGKVNCNAMDRINKGIQAHSAPLGLTFLQNTNFPSQYSNGAVAGLHGSWNRQKKTGYKIAYFPWNNSTKAPEQEMDLVNGWLVAGTQEIWGRPVDMVVDQQGNLLISDDYSGTIYKLSYTPSAKVVQVYRDANFAGSSQSFPTTPGVYKANQGDLKVVGNDTISSLSVPPGTVVRVCQHETGGRCREFSAGDYKSVGADLDNIISFIEVK, encoded by the coding sequence ATGCTAAAACGCATATTATCTGCGTCGCTAGTTAGTTTAATCCCTTCAGTTGCTAGTTTAATATCCCTAGAGGTTTTTTCCCCCGCAGCCTTGGCCCAACCGCCTGCTGCATCTGTTGAAACCAAGCTGAAAGTGCCTAGTAGCATGAACTATGCACCTTTCAATATTAACCGTTACTTGAAAATACCCCCCAACTTCTCCATCGCTGTTTATGCTCGTATAAACAAAGCTCGCTTTATGGCAGTTGCTCCCAATGGGGATCTTTTAGTATCACAACCCAGTGGGAATAAAGTATTAATTGTTCGGCCAAATGGCAGCAAAGACCCAATTATTTCTGACTTTGTGACGGGTCTACGCAAGCCACACGACATTGTGTTTCATAAGATTAACAACACCACATACGTTTATATCTCTGAAACTCATCAAATTAACCGCTTTATCTACAACTCTGGAGACTTAACCGCAAAAAATCGTCAAATTGTTGTAACTGGCTTACCAGACAGCAGCACAAGTGAACTCAAAGGCGCTTATGGTCACGAACTGAAAAACATCGCCCTTGATGCCAATCACAAACTGTATGTGTCCATTGCCTCTACCTGCAATGCCTGCAAGGAAGATACTATCAGTAACCCCGTGCGTGGTGCAGTTTACCAGTACAACGCAGATGGAAGCAATCGGCGGCTGTTTGCCCAAGGCTTACGTAATGCTGAAGGATTAGCATTCTTGCCTAACACAAATGACCTTTGGGTAGTTGTTAATAATCGAGATAACATTGCCTATCCTTTCAACGATGGCAGTGGCAATTACGGTAAGATTATCCCTTCCTACGTGGACAACCACCCACCAGAGGAGTTTACACGAGTCCGAGATGGCGGTAACTATGGTTGGCCTTTTTGCAACCCCAATCCTGACACTTCAAATGGCGTGAACAATATGCCCTTTGATCGCGACTATGAGTTCAATGCTAATGGCAAGGTTAATTGCAATGCAATGGACAGGATTAACAAGGGTATCCAAGCCCATTCCGCTCCCTTGGGACTAACATTCCTACAAAATACCAACTTTCCCAGCCAGTACTCAAATGGGGCAGTGGCGGGGCTGCATGGTTCATGGAATCGACAGAAGAAAACGGGCTACAAAATAGCTTACTTTCCCTGGAACAATAGCACAAAGGCTCCAGAGCAGGAGATGGATTTAGTCAACGGTTGGCTAGTTGCAGGAACACAAGAAATCTGGGGGCGACCCGTAGATATGGTAGTCGATCAACAAGGTAATTTGTTAATTTCGGATGATTATAGCGGCACCATCTACAAGCTCTCCTACACGCCGTCAGCAAAGGTGGTTCAGGTCTACAGAGATGCTAATTTTGCTGGTTCTTCCCAGTCTTTTCCTACAACTCCAGGAGTATACAAAGCCAACCAAGGTGACTTAAAGGTTGTGGGAAACGACACTATTAGCTCGTTAAGTGTACCACCAGGTACCGTTGTACGTGTCTGCCAACATGAAACTGGTGGTCGATGCCGTGAGTTTAGCGCTGGTGATTATAAGTCAGTTGGGGCTGACTTGGATAACATAATCTCGTTTATAGAGGTTAAGTAG
- the nifB gene encoding nitrogenase cofactor biosynthesis protein NifB encodes MTSPSTRLLNSNATESPTQAKSGGCGCDSTTSTTVERDEKLQERIAKHPCYSEDAHHHYARMHVAVAPACNIQCNYCNRKYDCANESRPGVVSELLTPEEAAHKALVIGGKIPQMTVVGIAGPGDPLANPEKTFRTFELIAAQAPDIKLCLSTNGLMLPDYIDRIKQLNIDHVTITINMVDPEIGAKIYPWVHYRRKRYRGLEGAKILHERQMEGLQALKDADILCKVNSVMIPGINDHHLVEVNRVIREKGAFLHNIMPLISAPEHGTHFGLIGQRGPTPKELKEVQDNCSGNMKMMRHCRQCRADAVGLLGEDRSQEFSKEKFLEMAPEYDMEQRATVHEGIEKFKEELKVAKDKALAGKKIANSPKVLVAVATKGGGLVNQHFGHAKEFQIYEVGGNEVRFVGHRKIDQYCQGGYGEEASFEHIMKAIADCKAVLVSKIGNCPQEKLQEAGIKTIEAYDVIEKVALEFYEQYVKELGNNE; translated from the coding sequence ATGACATCACCGTCTACACGACTCCTCAACTCCAACGCTACGGAATCGCCAACCCAAGCAAAATCAGGTGGTTGCGGCTGTGACAGCACCACCAGCACCACCGTGGAAAGGGACGAAAAGCTCCAAGAACGCATTGCTAAACATCCCTGCTACAGCGAAGACGCTCATCACCACTACGCCCGGATGCACGTTGCAGTTGCACCAGCTTGCAACATTCAATGCAACTATTGCAACCGCAAATATGATTGCGCTAACGAAAGCCGTCCTGGAGTAGTTAGCGAATTGCTAACACCAGAAGAAGCTGCACATAAAGCTTTGGTCATTGGTGGCAAGATTCCCCAAATGACAGTTGTGGGAATTGCTGGCCCTGGCGACCCATTGGCAAACCCAGAAAAAACCTTCCGCACATTTGAGTTGATTGCAGCGCAAGCACCAGACATCAAGCTGTGCTTATCAACCAATGGTTTAATGCTGCCAGACTACATCGATCGCATTAAACAATTAAATATAGATCACGTTACGATCACCATTAACATGGTAGATCCAGAGATCGGTGCTAAGATTTATCCTTGGGTTCACTACAGACGCAAGCGTTATAGAGGTCTTGAAGGTGCGAAAATCCTCCACGAAAGACAGATGGAAGGATTGCAAGCCCTGAAAGATGCTGACATCTTGTGCAAAGTCAACTCCGTGATGATTCCCGGAATTAATGACCATCACTTAGTTGAAGTGAATCGAGTCATCCGTGAGAAAGGTGCATTCTTGCACAACATCATGCCATTGATTTCTGCACCAGAACATGGCACACACTTCGGTTTAATCGGTCAACGCGGCCCCACACCTAAAGAACTCAAAGAAGTTCAAGACAACTGCTCTGGTAACATGAAAATGATGCGTCACTGTCGCCAGTGCCGTGCCGATGCAGTCGGATTGTTGGGAGAAGACCGCAGCCAAGAATTTTCTAAAGAGAAATTCTTGGAAATGGCTCCCGAATATGACATGGAACAACGCGCTACTGTTCACGAAGGAATTGAGAAGTTTAAAGAAGAACTTAAAGTAGCCAAAGATAAAGCGCTAGCTGGTAAGAAAATTGCCAATAGTCCGAAAGTTTTAGTTGCAGTAGCAACCAAAGGCGGCGGATTAGTTAACCAACACTTCGGTCATGCGAAAGAATTCCAAATTTACGAAGTGGGTGGAAACGAAGTTCGCTTTGTTGGTCATCGCAAAATTGACCAATACTGCCAAGGTGGATACGGCGAAGAAGCTTCCTTTGAGCATATTATGAAAGCGATCGCAGATTGCAAAGCAGTTTTAGTCTCCAAGATTGGTAACTGTCCTCAAGAAAAATTGCAAGAAGCTGGAATCAAGACAATTGAAGCTTACGACGTAATTGAAAAGGTTGCTTTGGAGTTCTACGAGCAATACGTTAAGGAATTAGGGAATAACGAATAG
- a CDS encoding 4Fe-4S binding protein, whose product MAYQILTSQCISCNLCLTVCPTNAVKVVDGQHWIDPELCTNCVGSIHTVPQCKAGCPTCDGCIKQPSDYWEGWFTNYNRVVAKLTNKQDYWERWFNSYSQKYSEQLQKRQSQSVGSEA is encoded by the coding sequence ATGGCTTACCAAATTCTTACTAGCCAGTGTATTTCCTGCAATCTCTGTCTAACGGTATGTCCCACAAATGCAGTTAAAGTGGTTGACGGACAGCACTGGATTGACCCTGAACTTTGTACAAATTGTGTTGGTAGCATTCATACCGTGCCTCAGTGTAAAGCTGGTTGTCCCACCTGCGACGGTTGCATTAAGCAGCCTAGCGATTATTGGGAAGGCTGGTTTACCAATTACAACCGTGTAGTCGCTAAATTAACAAATAAACAAGATTACTGGGAACGCTGGTTTAACAGCTATTCTCAGAAATACTCTGAGCAGTTGCAAAAGCGTCAATCCCAATCAGTGGGTTCTGAAGCTTAA
- the nifS gene encoding cysteine desulfurase NifS yields the protein MQNNCIYLDNNATTKVDPEVIEVMLPYLTDYYGNPSSMHTFGGQVGKAVRTAREQLAAILGADESEIVYTSCGTEGDNAAIRAALLAQPEKRHIVTTQVEHPAVLNVCKQLETQGYSVTYLSVNNQGQLDLDELEASLTGNTALVTIMYANNETGTIFPIEQIGLRVKESGAIFHVDAVQAVGKIPLNMKTSTVDMLTLSGHKLHGPKGIGALYIRRGVRFRPFILGGHQERGRRAGTENVPAIIALGKAAELEMLHLEEATARERKLRDRLEQTLLAKIPDCVVNGDVTQRLPNTTNIGFKYIEGEAILLLLNKYGICASSGSACTSGSLEPSHVLRAMGLPYTTLHGSIRFSLCRYTTEAEIDQVIEVMPSIVERLRTLSPFKNDDAGWLQGQEQALAHR from the coding sequence ATGCAAAATAACTGCATCTATCTTGATAATAATGCTACCACTAAGGTAGACCCAGAAGTTATAGAGGTAATGTTACCTTACCTCACAGATTATTACGGCAATCCCTCCAGTATGCATACCTTTGGTGGGCAAGTCGGTAAAGCAGTGAGAACAGCAAGAGAACAACTTGCAGCCATCCTGGGAGCCGATGAATCAGAAATTGTCTACACAAGTTGCGGTACTGAGGGAGATAACGCGGCGATTCGAGCCGCACTGTTGGCGCAACCAGAAAAGCGACATATTGTCACCACCCAAGTTGAACATCCAGCAGTACTCAATGTCTGCAAACAATTAGAAACCCAAGGTTATAGTGTTACCTATTTATCAGTAAATAATCAAGGGCAGCTGGATCTAGATGAACTAGAAGCTTCCTTGACGGGTAACACCGCCTTGGTGACAATTATGTATGCTAACAATGAAACTGGCACGATTTTCCCGATTGAACAAATTGGGTTGCGCGTCAAAGAATCTGGTGCTATCTTCCATGTAGATGCGGTGCAAGCAGTGGGAAAAATCCCGTTGAATATGAAGACTAGCACCGTAGATATGTTAACTCTGTCTGGTCACAAGCTGCACGGGCCGAAAGGAATTGGTGCTTTATATATCCGGCGCGGGGTTCGATTCCGTCCCTTCATTCTTGGGGGACACCAAGAACGCGGACGTAGGGCGGGAACTGAGAATGTTCCAGCAATTATCGCCTTGGGCAAAGCTGCGGAACTGGAAATGTTACACTTAGAGGAAGCGACGGCAAGAGAAAGAAAGCTGCGCGATCGCTTGGAACAAACTTTACTCGCTAAAATTCCCGATTGTGTAGTTAACGGTGACGTTACGCAGAGATTGCCAAACACAACCAATATCGGCTTCAAGTACATCGAAGGTGAAGCAATTCTACTGTTATTGAACAAATACGGTATCTGTGCATCATCCGGTTCTGCTTGTACCTCCGGTTCTCTAGAACCCTCCCACGTCCTGCGGGCAATGGGCTTACCCTACACAACTTTGCACGGTTCTATCCGCTTCAGTCTTTGTCGCTACACCACCGAAGCCGAAATCGATCAAGTAATAGAGGTAATGCCCAGTATTGTAGAACGTTTACGCACTCTCTCACCCTTCAAAAATGATGATGCAGGTTGGTTGCAAGGACAAGAACAAGCATTGGCGCATCGTTAG
- the nifU gene encoding Fe-S cluster assembly protein NifU, with amino-acid sequence MWDYTDKVLELFYDPKNQGEIEETGEAGVKVATGEIGSIACGDALRLHLKVEVESDKILDARFQTFGCTSAIASSSALTEMVKGLTLDEALKVSNKDIADYLGGLPEAKMHCSVMGQEALEAAIYNYRGIPLATHDDDDEGALVCSCFGISESKIRRVILENHLTDAEQVTNYVKAGGGCGSCLANIDDIIRSVQQEYASPALNNYGVKVATEIVTSKERALTNVQKIALIQKVLDEEVRPVLIADGGDVELYDVEGDRVKVVLQGACGSCSSSTATLKIAIEARLQDRVSKSLVVEAV; translated from the coding sequence ATGTGGGACTACACCGATAAAGTATTAGAACTGTTTTACGATCCCAAGAATCAGGGAGAAATTGAAGAAACGGGCGAAGCTGGAGTTAAGGTTGCAACGGGCGAAATCGGCAGTATTGCTTGCGGCGATGCTCTGAGATTGCACCTGAAAGTGGAAGTGGAATCTGATAAGATTCTAGATGCTCGCTTTCAAACCTTTGGTTGTACTAGTGCGATCGCATCTTCTAGTGCATTAACCGAAATGGTCAAAGGTTTAACCTTAGACGAAGCCCTGAAAGTGTCCAATAAAGACATTGCAGATTACCTGGGTGGTTTACCAGAAGCAAAGATGCATTGCTCTGTCATGGGACAAGAAGCTCTAGAAGCCGCTATCTACAACTATCGTGGCATACCTCTAGCTACCCACGATGATGATGATGAAGGTGCATTAGTTTGCAGTTGCTTTGGCATCAGCGAGTCCAAAATTCGTCGCGTGATTCTAGAAAATCATCTCACGGATGCGGAACAAGTAACAAATTATGTGAAAGCTGGTGGCGGATGCGGTTCCTGTCTGGCGAACATTGATGATATTATTAGATCAGTTCAACAGGAATACGCCTCACCTGCTCTCAACAATTACGGCGTAAAAGTTGCCACAGAAATTGTTACATCTAAGGAACGAGCGCTAACAAACGTCCAAAAGATTGCTCTAATTCAAAAGGTTCTTGATGAAGAAGTCAGACCCGTACTCATTGCAGACGGGGGAGATGTAGAACTCTATGATGTAGAAGGCGATCGCGTTAAAGTTGTACTGCAAGGTGCTTGCGGTTCCTGTTCTAGTAGTACAGCAACTCTGAAAATTGCGATCGAAGCCAGATTACAAGATCGTGTCAGCAAGAGCCTTGTAGTCGAAGCAGTTTAG
- a CDS encoding group 1 truncated hemoglobin, which translates to MSTLYDNIGGQPAIEQVVDELHKRIAADSLLNPIFAGTDMAKQRNHLVAFLSQIFEGPKQYGGRPMDKTHAGMNLQQPHFDAIAKHLGEAMAVRGVSAENTKAALDRVTNMKGAILNK; encoded by the coding sequence ATGAGCACATTGTACGACAACATTGGTGGACAACCAGCTATTGAACAAGTAGTAGATGAACTCCACAAACGCATTGCCGCAGACAGCCTCCTCAATCCCATTTTTGCTGGTACAGACATGGCAAAGCAACGCAATCATCTAGTTGCTTTCTTATCTCAAATATTTGAGGGGCCAAAGCAATACGGCGGTCGTCCAATGGACAAAACCCACGCTGGAATGAACCTACAGCAACCACACTTCGATGCGATCGCCAAGCATCTCGGTGAAGCAATGGCTGTGCGTGGAGTGTCAGCAGAAAACACCAAAGCTGCACTAGATCGCGTCACAAATATGAAGGGCGCTATTTTGAACAAGTAA
- the nifH gene encoding nitrogenase iron protein has translation MTDENIRQIAFYGKGGIGKSTTSQNTLAAMAEMGQRILIVGCDPKADSTRLMLHSKAQTTVLHLAAERGAVEDIELEEVMLTGFRDVRCVESGGPEPGVGCAGRGIITAINFLEENGAYQNLDFVSYDVLGDVVCGGFAMPIREGKAQEIYIVTSGEMMAMYAANNIARGVLKYAHTGGVRLGGLICNSRNTDREIELIETLAKRLNTQMIHYVPRDNIVQHAELRRMTVNEYAPESNQANEYRTLAQKIIDNKNLAIPTPIEMEELEELLIEFGILESDENTAMLVGKSAAEAPVV, from the coding sequence ATGACAGACGAAAACATTAGACAGATAGCTTTCTACGGTAAGGGCGGTATCGGTAAATCTACCACCTCCCAAAACACCTTAGCAGCTATGGCAGAAATGGGTCAACGCATCCTCATCGTCGGTTGCGACCCTAAAGCTGACTCCACCCGTTTGATGCTGCACAGCAAGGCTCAAACAACCGTTCTTCACCTCGCCGCAGAACGTGGTGCAGTAGAAGACATCGAACTCGAAGAAGTAATGTTAACCGGTTTCCGTGACGTTCGTTGCGTAGAATCTGGTGGGCCAGAACCCGGTGTAGGTTGCGCCGGTCGTGGTATCATCACCGCCATCAACTTCTTAGAAGAAAACGGTGCTTACCAAAACCTAGACTTCGTATCTTACGACGTATTAGGTGACGTTGTGTGTGGTGGTTTCGCAATGCCTATCCGCGAAGGTAAGGCACAAGAAATCTACATCGTTACATCTGGTGAAATGATGGCGATGTATGCTGCTAACAACATTGCTCGTGGTGTTCTTAAGTATGCTCACACCGGTGGCGTGCGCTTGGGTGGTTTGATTTGTAACAGCCGTAACACAGACCGGGAAATCGAATTGATCGAAACCTTGGCAAAACGGTTGAACACCCAAATGATTCACTACGTACCTCGCGACAACATTGTTCAACACGCAGAATTGCGCCGGATGACTGTTAACGAGTACGCACCAGAAAGCAACCAAGCTAACGAATATCGGACATTGGCTCAGAAAATTATCGACAACAAAAATCTAGCTATTCCTACACCCATCGAAATGGAAGAACTAGAAGAATTGTTGATTGAATTCGGTATCCTCGAAAGCGACGAAAATACTGCAATGCTAGTTGGCAAAAGTGCTGCTGAAGCTCCTGTAGTCTAA
- the nifD gene encoding nitrogenase molybdenum-iron protein alpha chain — protein sequence MTPPENQNIIEERKELIKEVLEAYPDKAKKKREKHLSVYEEGKSDCGVKSNIKSLPGVMTARGCAYAGSKGVVWGPIKDMIHISHGPVGCGYWSWSGRRNYYIGTTGIDTFGTMHFTSDFQERDIVFGGDKKLTKLIQELDVLFPLNRGVSIQSECPIGLIGDDIEAVARKTAKEIGKPVVPVRCEGFRGVSQSLGHHIANDMVRDWVFTRSDQAKKDGTLKFEGTPYDVAIIGDYNIGGDAWASRILLEEIGLRVVAQWSGDGTINEMLMTPNVKMNLIHCYRSMNYISRHMEEAYGIPWLEYNFFGPTKIAESLREIASKFDETIQANAEKVIAKYQPTMDAVVAKYRPRLDGKTVAIMVGGLRPRHVVPAFQDLGMKMIGTGYEFAHNDDYKRTTHYIENGTIVYDDVTAYEFEEFIKALKPDLVASGVKEKYVFQKMGLPFRQMHSWDYSEPSDRSSTSY from the coding sequence ATGACACCTCCAGAAAATCAAAACATCATCGAAGAAAGAAAAGAACTAATTAAAGAAGTTCTAGAGGCTTACCCCGATAAAGCTAAGAAAAAACGGGAAAAGCACTTAAGTGTATACGAAGAAGGTAAGTCCGACTGCGGCGTTAAGTCTAACATCAAATCCCTTCCTGGTGTAATGACCGCTCGTGGTTGTGCTTACGCCGGTTCTAAGGGTGTGGTTTGGGGTCCTATTAAGGACATGATTCACATCAGCCACGGGCCTGTAGGTTGCGGTTACTGGTCTTGGTCTGGTCGTCGTAACTACTATATCGGCACCACAGGTATTGATACCTTTGGTACCATGCACTTCACCTCTGACTTCCAAGAAAGAGATATCGTGTTTGGTGGTGACAAGAAACTTACCAAGCTCATCCAAGAACTTGATGTACTTTTCCCCCTCAACCGTGGTGTTTCCATTCAATCAGAATGCCCCATCGGTCTAATTGGGGATGACATCGAAGCTGTTGCTCGGAAGACAGCCAAAGAAATTGGCAAGCCAGTTGTACCTGTGCGTTGCGAAGGCTTCCGGGGTGTTTCCCAATCTTTGGGACACCACATTGCTAACGACATGGTTCGTGACTGGGTTTTCACCAGATCCGACCAAGCTAAGAAAGACGGTACACTCAAGTTTGAAGGTACTCCTTATGATGTAGCCATCATTGGTGACTACAACATCGGTGGAGATGCTTGGGCTAGCCGCATCCTGTTAGAAGAAATCGGCTTGCGCGTAGTCGCTCAGTGGTCAGGTGATGGCACAATCAACGAAATGTTGATGACCCCCAATGTGAAGATGAACCTCATCCACTGTTACCGGTCGATGAACTACATCAGCCGTCACATGGAAGAAGCTTATGGTATACCCTGGTTGGAATACAACTTCTTCGGCCCCACCAAGATTGCTGAATCTTTACGGGAAATCGCTTCCAAGTTTGACGAAACAATCCAAGCAAACGCTGAGAAAGTTATCGCCAAGTATCAGCCAACAATGGATGCGGTAGTTGCTAAGTACCGCCCCCGCTTGGATGGTAAGACCGTTGCCATCATGGTTGGTGGTCTACGTCCTCGCCACGTTGTCCCAGCTTTCCAAGATTTGGGCATGAAGATGATTGGTACAGGTTATGAGTTCGCTCATAATGACGACTACAAACGTACCACTCACTACATCGAAAACGGCACCATCGTTTATGACGACGTTACCGCTTACGAATTCGAAGAATTTATCAAAGCGCTGAAGCCTGACCTAGTTGCTTCTGGTGTGAAAGAGAAGTACGTCTTCCAAAAGATGGGTCTACCTTTCCGTCAAATGCACTCTTGGGATTACTCCGAACCTAGCGATCGCTCCTCAACATCATATTAA
- a CDS encoding DUF3883 domain-containing protein — MRYWVQYHNFEKIQSFPDGFGISTNKHEVLDTIGNTIFLIVGVSEPRKYLLWERFICTDVEDGYPPPWQYVAYGDGWILENRNKQKGVLLNSKPDFFDYLRYCQNFRVGFHEVTEHPFCKVLIELSEQHRQKNQSHQCEILSQKVFVDSTIETDTVFGNSYSNKVVELAAIKVITNYYEGQGCKVVSVESKNLGYDLICKANNGIELHVEVKGISGKGKQFIISANEVTEAKKYPSIYRLAFVNMATSDKPVFIIYTGEEFLQRFDLRILNYVASLK; from the coding sequence ATGCGTTATTGGGTTCAATACCACAATTTTGAGAAGATACAGAGTTTCCCAGATGGCTTTGGTATATCAACTAATAAACATGAAGTCTTAGACACTATTGGCAACACTATTTTTTTAATAGTGGGTGTTTCTGAACCAAGAAAATATCTTTTATGGGAACGTTTTATCTGTACAGATGTTGAAGATGGGTATCCCCCACCCTGGCAATATGTAGCCTATGGGGATGGTTGGATACTTGAAAACAGAAATAAGCAGAAGGGAGTACTTCTGAATTCAAAACCTGATTTCTTTGATTATCTCCGTTATTGTCAAAACTTTAGAGTTGGATTTCATGAAGTTACTGAGCATCCATTCTGTAAAGTTTTAATAGAGCTATCAGAACAGCATCGTCAAAAAAATCAATCACATCAGTGCGAAATACTGAGCCAGAAAGTATTCGTAGACTCAACAATAGAGACAGACACAGTTTTTGGTAATTCATACTCCAATAAAGTTGTAGAATTGGCAGCTATTAAAGTTATTACAAACTACTATGAAGGGCAGGGTTGTAAAGTTGTTTCAGTAGAATCAAAGAATTTAGGATATGACCTTATCTGTAAAGCAAACAATGGGATTGAATTACATGTAGAGGTCAAAGGTATTTCTGGTAAAGGAAAACAGTTTATTATTTCTGCTAATGAGGTTACGGAAGCCAAAAAGTATCCTTCAATATATCGTTTAGCTTTTGTTAATATGGCAACTTCAGATAAACCTGTATTTATTATTTATACTGGTGAGGAATTTTTGCAGAGGTTTGATTTGAGAATACTTAACTATGTAGCTAGCCTTAAATAA
- a CDS encoding type II toxin-antitoxin system HigB family toxin, with protein sequence MHVITRKRLNEFAKLHPDTNNALTQWYQLVKGNEFVSFVELREMFPSADQVGKLTVFNIGGNKVRLIAAIHYNRQKVYIRAVLTHSEYDEGKWKE encoded by the coding sequence ATGCATGTTATTACTCGTAAACGGCTGAATGAATTTGCTAAACTTCATCCAGATACAAATAACGCCTTGACTCAGTGGTATCAATTAGTCAAGGGAAATGAGTTTGTCTCATTTGTAGAACTCCGTGAAATGTTTCCATCAGCAGATCAAGTTGGTAAATTGACAGTGTTTAATATTGGTGGTAATAAAGTTCGACTCATTGCCGCAATTCACTACAATCGCCAAAAGGTCTACATTCGAGCTGTGTTAACGCATTCAGAATATGATGAAGGAAAGTGGAAGGAATAA
- a CDS encoding bacteriocin — protein sequence MAKIKNNAQLTFNEVELEELSDAEMKSVIGGASLASVPQFKVPQFQMPQFQLPQFEFQLPQFEFQLPEFQIPQIQLPEFQMPEFN from the coding sequence ATGGCAAAAATAAAAAACAATGCACAGCTAACTTTCAACGAAGTTGAACTTGAAGAACTCTCCGATGCAGAGATGAAATCGGTGATCGGAGGGGCATCGTTGGCTTCAGTGCCCCAGTTTAAAGTACCGCAGTTCCAAATGCCGCAGTTCCAACTTCCTCAATTTGAATTTCAACTGCCTCAATTTGAATTCCAACTGCCCGAGTTCCAAATACCGCAGATTCAACTGCCCGAGTTCCAAATGCCCGAATTTAATTAG
- the ppk2 gene encoding polyphosphate kinase 2, with translation MPIQWHGVSAMSIDEVENQQNNGLVQPATDLIESLVKAKDKKKSKKSKRIFDGSTEVFAKKIPKKTFETELKQLQIELVKMQYWIKHTGYRVVVIFEGRDAAGKGGVIKRIADPLNPRGCRVVALGTPSDREKTQWYFQRYVQHLPTAGEIVLFDRSWYNRAGVERVMGFCTEAEYQEFMQSCPEFERMLVRSGIVLIKYWFSVSDDEQEERFISRSHDPARRWKLSPMDLESRDRWVEYSKAKDTMFAYTNIPEAPWFTIEADDKRRARLNCIHHLLSKVPYEDMTPPPLELPSRPVAEDYVRAPRNEQFFVPQVY, from the coding sequence ATGCCGATTCAATGGCATGGAGTCAGTGCGATGTCAATTGATGAAGTTGAAAACCAGCAAAATAATGGTCTAGTTCAACCCGCTACAGACTTAATAGAAAGCCTAGTAAAGGCAAAAGACAAGAAAAAATCTAAAAAATCCAAACGGATTTTTGATGGTAGTACTGAAGTTTTTGCCAAAAAAATTCCCAAAAAGACTTTTGAAACTGAACTAAAGCAACTCCAGATTGAGCTAGTCAAAATGCAATATTGGATTAAGCACACTGGCTATCGGGTTGTCGTCATATTTGAAGGGCGCGACGCTGCCGGCAAAGGAGGAGTAATTAAACGCATTGCCGATCCACTCAATCCTCGTGGCTGTCGTGTAGTTGCTCTGGGAACTCCTTCTGATCGCGAGAAAACTCAGTGGTATTTTCAGAGGTATGTGCAACATCTTCCCACAGCAGGCGAAATTGTTCTGTTCGATCGCAGTTGGTACAACCGAGCCGGAGTTGAACGGGTGATGGGTTTTTGCACCGAAGCAGAATATCAAGAATTCATGCAATCTTGCCCGGAATTTGAACGAATGTTGGTGCGATCGGGCATTGTTTTAATCAAGTACTGGTTCTCCGTCAGCGATGATGAACAAGAGGAACGCTTTATCTCTCGCAGTCACGATCCAGCAAGGCGCTGGAAACTTAGCCCAATGGACTTGGAATCACGCGATCGCTGGGTAGAATATTCCAAAGCCAAAGATACCATGTTTGCTTACACGAATATTCCAGAAGCCCCCTGGTTTACGATTGAAGCAGATGATAAAAGACGGGCGCGGCTTAACTGTATTCATCATTTGTTGAGCAAAGTTCCTTACGAAGATATGACACCTCCTCCCTTAGAGCTTCCCTCTAGACCTGTGGCTGAGGATTATGTCCGCGCTCCTCGTAATGAGCAGTTCTTTGTCCCTCAAGTGTATTGA